One genomic segment of Actinomycetota bacterium includes these proteins:
- a CDS encoding long-chain fatty acid--CoA ligase yields MLKSSSDGTVRSPAVLLTARAGVELPMVVEDGGSTWTFQKLAAAAAAVAQDIGPLPADARVALTAPNGAAFLASLGGVWLAGGVPALVSSALPEHERAGLLEVLSPALVVATAELGLDPDVALDEERLFTSDAAVPEAPLARLDAPALILFTSGTTGRPKGVVYSMRMAWGLIDRIAAHAVDPDALPRPVAAPPRQVTATPMAHMAGIFGTLFSLWRGRGIISVRRFEPRRFAELVRAHHVTNLALTPTMMRMLLDAEVGDLAPPAKIVTTGAAPVPPALREEFETRFGIPVQISYGQTETGVIAFEQIADLRDGRRHAPGLVGRVVPGIELQIRGAAGRVLPPDGEGEIWVRGGDVSPSLIGTDDSRLDADGWLATGDVGSLDADGYLTITGRAREVIIRGGFNVVPVEVERELIEHPAIAEAAVVGIPDGRLGEVPHAWVRLAPGTEATAEELTRWLRERLAHYKVPVEFWFVDDFDRTETGKIRKQVLVATLAV; encoded by the coding sequence GTGCTGAAGTCGTCTTCCGACGGAACCGTACGGAGCCCGGCGGTATTGCTGACTGCCCGGGCCGGCGTGGAACTGCCGATGGTCGTCGAGGATGGCGGCTCTACCTGGACGTTCCAGAAGCTTGCGGCGGCGGCGGCCGCGGTCGCGCAGGACATCGGGCCGCTCCCCGCAGACGCGCGCGTCGCGCTCACCGCTCCCAACGGAGCCGCGTTCCTGGCCTCGCTCGGCGGCGTCTGGCTCGCCGGCGGTGTTCCGGCGCTGGTGTCCTCCGCGCTCCCCGAGCACGAACGCGCCGGCCTGCTCGAGGTGCTGTCGCCCGCACTGGTGGTCGCGACGGCCGAGCTCGGGCTCGACCCGGACGTGGCCTTGGACGAAGAACGCCTCTTCACGTCGGACGCCGCCGTTCCCGAGGCGCCGCTCGCGCGGCTGGATGCTCCGGCTCTGATCCTGTTCACCTCCGGCACGACCGGACGCCCGAAAGGCGTCGTGTACAGCATGCGGATGGCGTGGGGGCTCATCGACCGCATCGCCGCCCACGCGGTGGATCCCGACGCGTTGCCGAGGCCGGTCGCGGCGCCGCCCCGTCAGGTGACGGCGACGCCGATGGCGCACATGGCCGGCATCTTCGGGACCCTGTTCTCGCTGTGGCGCGGCCGGGGGATCATCTCGGTGCGGCGCTTCGAGCCCCGTCGTTTCGCCGAGCTCGTGCGCGCCCATCACGTGACCAACCTTGCGCTGACCCCGACGATGATGCGGATGCTGCTCGACGCTGAAGTCGGCGATCTCGCGCCGCCGGCGAAGATCGTTACGACCGGCGCCGCTCCGGTGCCGCCGGCCCTCCGCGAGGAATTCGAGACGCGTTTCGGCATCCCGGTGCAGATCTCGTACGGGCAGACCGAGACCGGAGTGATCGCCTTCGAGCAGATCGCCGATCTGCGCGACGGGAGACGACACGCGCCGGGACTCGTCGGACGTGTGGTTCCCGGCATCGAGCTGCAGATCCGCGGCGCGGCGGGCCGCGTCCTCCCCCCCGACGGCGAGGGAGAGATCTGGGTCCGTGGGGGTGACGTCTCGCCGAGCCTCATCGGGACCGACGACTCGCGGCTCGACGCCGACGGCTGGCTCGCCACCGGGGATGTCGGCAGCCTCGACGCGGACGGCTACCTCACGATCACCGGACGGGCGAGAGAGGTCATCATCCGCGGCGGCTTCAATGTGGTCCCCGTCGAGGTTGAGCGCGAGCTCATCGAGCACCCTGCGATCGCCGAGGCGGCGGTCGTCGGTATCCCCGACGGCCGCTTGGGAGAAGTTCCGCACGCGTGGGTGCGGCTGGCGCCGGGGACCGAAGCGACCGCCGAGGAGTTGACCCGGTGGTTGCGTGAGCGGCTCGCCCACTACAAGGTGCCCGTCGAGTTCTGGTTCGTGGACGATTTCGACCGCACCGAGACCGGCAAGATCCGCAAGCAGGTTCTGGTCGCGACCCTCGCCGTTTAG